From a single Lolium rigidum isolate FL_2022 chromosome 7, APGP_CSIRO_Lrig_0.1, whole genome shotgun sequence genomic region:
- the LOC124676565 gene encoding (+)-neomenthol dehydrogenase-like, producing MEGTIPMSSNTRIAVVTGGSKGIGLEVCKQLAASGITVVLTARDETRGTAAVEQIKQLGHSDVIFHQLDITDASSVTRLSDFLKSRFGKLDILVNNAATDGIEHVIDPVYGVMPGGETFDGMDAHQRTVWMWSTCRETHEKAKQGVQTNYYGTKRVTEALLPLLQSSSDGRIVNVSSNFGLLRLFRSEDLKNELNNINNLTEERLDELLDMFLKDFEAGAVDARGWPAEFSAYKVAKAAMNAYSRILAKRHPELRINCAHPGYVRTDITRNSGILTPEEGARNITSVVLLPEDGPTGAYFHEGPQASFV from the exons ATGGAAGGAACCATTCCGATGTCCTCCAACACAAG GATCGCTGTGGTCACCGGCGGGAGCAAAGGGATCGGGCTAGAGGTGTGCAAGCAACTGGCGGCCAGCGGCATCACGGTCGTTCTGACAGCAAGGGACGAGACGAggggaacggcggcggtggagcaGATCAAGCAGCTGGGGCACTCAGATGTCATATTTCATCAGCTGGACATCACGGATGCTTCCAGCGTCACTCGGCTGTCTGATTTCCTGAAGAGCCGTTTTGGGAAGCTTGACATCCTG GTGAATAATGCAGCGACTGACGGGATCGAGCATGTGATTGATCCAGTATATGGTGTCATGCCCGGTGGCGAAACG TTCGATGGCATGGATGCTCACCAGAGAACGGTATGGATGTGGAGCACCTGCCGAGAGACGCACGAGAAGGCAAAGCAGGGCGTGCAGACCAACTACTACGGCACAAAGCGGGTTACAGAAGCTCTCCTGCCCCTGCTCCAGTCCTCGTCCGATGGAAGGATCGTCAATGTCTCTTCTAACTTCGGATTGCTAAGA CTGTTCAGGAGCGAGGACCTGAAGAATGAGCTGAACAACATCAACAACCTGACAGAGGAGAGGCTGGACGAGCTGCTGGACATGTTCCTGAAAGACTTCGAGGCCGGCGCGGTGGATGCGCGAGGGTGGCCGGCCGAGTTCTCGGCGTACAAGGTGGCCAAAGCTGCCATGAATGCCTACTCAAGGATCCTGGCGAAGAGGCACCCCGAGCTACGTATCAACTGCGCACACCCGGGCTACGTGAGGACAGACATCACGAGGAACTCAGGGATCCTCACACCGGAGGAGGGCGCCCGCAACATCACCAGCGTAGTGCTGTTGCCGGAAGATGGGCCGACTGGCGCGTACTTCCACGAGGGACCGCAGGCGTCTTTTGTGTGA